Below is a window of Littorina saxatilis isolate snail1 linkage group LG2, US_GU_Lsax_2.0, whole genome shotgun sequence DNA.
GATGAAGTTAATCTACTGCAATTATGAAATGCATTAGCCATTATAATTCTTCATGATGAGTCTGTCTGTAAAGACTTGTGACAGCAAGAATGTCATCAGCTTTGTTTTGTAAATGGAAAATTGTAAAGCTCAGGTATGTTGATGCATACATTCCAGACACTGAACCAGTTCATTTCCTTCCCATGGCACGTGACGTGTATGTGTAATTGTTATTTTAAAACTTTTCAGTCAATATTTGATATTGGTGATAGAAGGGGAATTGAGGCTGAAATATACATACTTAGCAAAAAAGCTGAAATTGTTCTTGCAGTGTCCCACAGTACTGAGGAATGTAAAACGATGATTTGAACTACTAATGAAATTGCCTGTGCTTGTGCCATTTCTGTAGCTTTCCAAGCACACATACAGTTAGTTGTCAAAGGTATCGTAACGCAAGCAGTTGAGTTATTAGTTTGAAAGGGAACCACCCACTGTTGTCAGCAATAGCGAAGAATGACTGATGAACATGTCTAAGCATGATCAAGAAACATATATATCCAAGCACAGGGTTCACCTCAAATGCACAATCATCTCCTCGAGCTCCTTGTTGTTTTAATTAGTGTATGTGTATTGAATACTTTTGATAGTGAATAAATGAATGTGTATGGACCATTTgagtgacatatatatatatatatatatatatatatataaattgtgtgtgtgcgagctaGTGTAAGAGAGAAATAAAACTGCCACGTTGTTTTTATTCTGTATCTTCCCAATTGCTACGTTACATGTATTTTCCTTCAAAAGTATTTTGTCCTGCCATATTTTCCAgtcatatttttgtgtgtggttttttacTTCATAGTATGCTACGACTTTCCACATACTGTTGCAATTGTATGGCTTTTACAGTAAGCATGTCCATTTTATTTTGCCATCAGCATCTACTCCACAGAAACATACCTTCATTTATCAGATTTGTTGGTAAACTTCAGCAACAGATGTACTAGGTTAACTAGTTCATTTCCTCTGTTACAGCGCATACGTCTTGAAcatattgttgttttgttatgcACCCAGTTTTGTACCCTAAAACACTACTAAACTATACCTAAAAGATGTTTTCTACTCTTAAAAATAAAGTGCACATGCTATTGCTATGTACACAAGGTGATTTTCTGACAAAATGCAGACACcaacatttcacacacacacacacagagtttctTATTGTAGGAGCAAGCTCACAGATTCCTTCATCTTACGCACGTTTCAACAGACATACAAAGTTCGACACATAAAATTCATCAATCCACATTTTTTAGTGAAAACATTTGCACATTCCCGATACAGTCATCATATATGCTGTCGTAGAAAATGTTGTTCTTATTTTTGCAACATTACGAAACCACTGTTAAACACAACATTCGAAGATCATcaaacacaatacacacacaaatcaaatgtaCACTGAAAGAAAACAGGAATAACAaggaaggcagtaacgtgccgaagtattgattatagatataaacgtacctaacctggttactggtgtgttttctttttatttaaaagaaaacagGAATGCCTTTGTTCGTGCATAATGAACACAAATGTCTGTTGATACATAAAAAGGCAAATAAAACTTCAAGGTATGGTTCTTAATTATTATCTGTAAATGTAGTCACACTTTTGTTCTTTAAACACATTAGTGATTACAACACACAAGTCATTTGTAAACTGTAAATACCTTGAAGATAATGTTCAAGAAGTAAATTCTACACTACATACTGTTTCTAATTGagttttgtatgtgtttgtttggcaTGAATGTATGCATGCACATTTCTTCTTCCTGCCTCACCCAAGGTGTGCATATGAATGAGAAGTACCATCAAGAGTCCACCAGACAACTTACATCATACAAACACAGGTGGTGTTGCtatcacacatccacacacatgcatgtaaggcacatacatacacatgacTCGCATGTGCCCCCTAATATGCTCACATCCCCATACACATGtcagcatacaaacacacacacacagaataattCCACGGTTGTCTTAAATCCCTTCACCAAACAGATGTGCCAGCTGATGTCTAACTATTGTGCAGATTATGTTTGTATTTAGAACgaagcacgtttcgccctgcagtccggactgacgatctaacagccaacgacaagaagaagaacgaagCAACCTCATAATTAAGTTTCACTATGGATGTTCGGACATTTTCTTACTTCAGTTTGCATGGATACCAACATGACCTACACGATCCTAACTGCTGTAAAATGAAACTCCACCCTAGAAACTCTTATGAGGAACAACAAGGATTTTCCATGAACATTCTGCAGGAAATTATCTCACTTTCTGGTTTGTACACACACATGAGCCTGCacgtatgtacccccccccccccccccccccatgcacacacacacttacaactATTCCTTAGTTGTCTCAGACTCCTTCCCCCGAGGGAAGTGCCAGCTACTGTATTACCAGGTGGAGCAGTTGGTTCTGTTcgggctcacacacacacacacacacacgaacacacacacagagggggagacacacacacaaacgcacgtacacacactacTATTCCCCTCAGACCCCTTCCCCCGAGGGATGAGCCAGTTCCTGTATCACCAGGTGGAGCAGTTGGTTCTGTTCCGGCTCCAGCAGCGGCCACATGTCTGACTGCAGTGCTCTCAGGGAGTCGAGCTCCTTAGACTGGCACGCCATCTGGTGGACAACAGGGGGAGATACAAACCTTGTTAAAGTCCCACTCAgactcgtgaaaacagttcgcctcacggtctcagatctgaccaggattctacatgggataagaccatccctccagaAGGCCACTGGCACCTTTTTTTGGAAAATAATTCATaaaatcaccacagcaagccGTTAGGGTGTTGAAGTTTGGTATGAGACCGAGTGGTGGGATGGTTTTATCCCCtattaaagcctggccagatctgagacagctAGGCGAGTGGGCAAGGAGGAGGGTGCCTTTAACTCAAACTGATGACAAAGCGGAGAAAATATTTTCTTCTGCGTTGATGAGCTTATTACTCTCAGGGCCACCTTACCAAAAGAAGAGACTCTGAAAAACCCATGCCTTTTTTGAGCTAATAcaggggtgttgctagacattttcatgttgggacatttggctgacactgtcagaaagctttaggaCATCTTGGAACATTTTCGgctattattttggctcatacaaagtcaccgcaacattgaagcacaagactcaagaggggaacaccaatacatacaatcattgtcttagaaacacagattacaggggtggagcagttaagccagaggggaggggggtacaacctggggtccagggtcccgttgggggtctggggggcaaagccctcctgaagctgaagaattttagctattttataaacaatttgtggcttatccttgattttaaccatgatcaactggtgtcagcagccactcatttcTTTTAAcattagtattaaataatggcaatttatcttcactgatatctgctcccgccATCATATAGTATGGCAagaaggaagacatgtcgcatactgtgacaattaaacaattaactcttcccccggctttacagacagaataaaaataaaaaattcagacagaattttttttttttgtgggggggtggggggggggggggggaaccccacttcccccccccccccccccccccccaaatccgCCCCTGGATTATATGTTGCTTACTGCAACTGAAACAATCAGCTTTGCGGATTTAACTACATCAGACACCAGTTCTCTGAAACTTGttcaaacctttaactttaatttcttgaaagtaaaactctTCCAACCTTGTGCTAATCTTGACAAGCCTAATGGAAACATGACTGGTAAAATatccaataaaaaaaaacgtgtaGGGTGAGCCAGTTTGCTTGGAAACCACGATTTGGAGGACGCTTTTCattctctggctcagcagatttcgattcgcggtgactatcgtctgctatgtcgtctgcttcgatcgactcgacaacactactaccactcacacacactgtccacattcgcggtgttcctgtcattttgtccggaatcacttaccttggcgaagggtagcaaaccttggccaatttagtttttttctttttcggttgcgacatgatgttcaaatccaaatcgaaagcactgactgactgataaactatcgcgaaccggcgaacgcaaacgctgagagtgtggtttcccttgtccaaggaaAACCACTccggcatctatatttttttggcaatggcttccgttcaaaacattgatgtttcgtttttggcaTTCGCGAaggcgaatactcttcggacatttggccaTGACatagggacatgaaagtttcggccaaagtaaaataaaatcggcgattggccgaagggccgacccaaacgacacccctgtaATACTGACTACATAAGTTTGGCTGCAGAGTATGACAATCTAACCTGATGTTCACGGTAGACAATTCAACCCAAGACGTGACATCGTggcaaaagaaacaaaagatgCAACAAATCACAATGTCCATGCactaatgatttttttttgaaACAATATAAAAGCAAAGCTAGACTGCATCAAAAGACagtatttgaaataaaaagaaaacaaggatAGAACattattggaacgttttatcaataacaaaacaaaacaattatatTCACAGTCATGTAGACCCAATCTTGTATCTTGATTCTTAATTTTGGAacattagcagtctatctgtaaAATTTTGCCCTTAATACTTACCACAACTGACTGTAGCAGCAAGAACAGGTCCTCACCCAAAAATATTTCTGCAAACATACGCAATAGATAAGAAATTTCACGCACATTGCATGCTGATGAAAGTCATTATCACAGCTGTAAGCCTGTTTTTGAggcagcaaaaatatgaagaaataAGGCCCTAAAATGTAGGCAACTGTGCTGACACTTCAAAGAGGAAATATGAAGAAAATAGGTCTTGAAGTAGAGAGAGTGGTTTCAGTTTTGCTCTACTTAGAAAGAAAATGTAACAACTTACAAATCAATCAAAGTCCTCAAAGCCGTTTCTCAGCATTATTTTCATAATTACTCCATCAAAACTTTTTTATTTAAAGACTGCCATGCATTTTCAGCAAAATACAAAGCAGAGAAAATTGGTATGTCATAAATAATAGTCTTGGAAAAAGGAACAACAGGCATAGAAAGGCATAAAGCAAACCAGTGGAGCACCTAACAGCTGTACCTGTAAAGTTATCCTCCGAGGATTCCCACGCATATTTCTCCAAGGTCTGTGCATGCTCAGGGCGAATTCTCTGAGGGGTTGGCTGCAAAGAAATAACCAACAATGAAAGAGCAGCTCAAGAACCaacacactcacagtcacacatcGGGTATATACTGTTACCACAGACAAAACAGACgtttccagaaataactctgtcaggactTTAAAGCGGTGTGGCAGAGTAAaagccttttttgtttttttttactgattcAAGCTTTTCAAAGCGAGGCAAAGCGAGTAGCACGTTGGTGGCCAGGCTTtatctgcttcttcttcttcttcgttcgtgggctgaaactcccacgtacactcgtgttttttgcacgagtggaattttatgtgtatgaccgttttttacctcgccatttaggcagccataggccgttttcggaggagcaggcatgggaattgaaaattgtataaaaggcggaaaatttataactgaagacgcgaagcgtcaagtcgacggcgcgaagcgcctagccttactaggggggtccgggggcatgcccccccggaaaaaaaatttctccaaagaacccagatggtgcaatctggtgtcatctgagctccaagtttgccattaaattctgtttttagaatcagagtttttagtacaaaaatttaccaatttttgcttttttgaagaaaaaaaatatatacatgtattatatggtttaaatttgtaaaaaaattgatcttCTTGAGataaacaggaaaatgtaacttgtaacacaatctgtgcaatctggtttactttcaagacataaaagttcaataactgaggcgggcggtagcagtgcgtgaacaaagtacggaaagttttcgcgggcttttgcgcaaaggccaaagtaaccggtgctttttttgtgtgcctcccccctttattttttcggcggacacttttgcattttcggcggaacaaaaaaaaaattcggcggaaatctgccgttcggcggacaattcccatgcctgaggaGCTTTATCTGCGATCGCGATGAACATCTAATGTTCCCTGACCATAAAAACAAGATGTAGAACAAATGGACACAAGATAAAGTAACAAGCACAAATCTGGTCGCGGGAAAAAACACTCACATATGGGAAATGAGAGGTACAACTAGGCAAGCTAAAACATGTGCAAGGTAAAGTAGGTACTACCAAAACAACTATAGCAACATCATTCTTCTTTCAAAAAGCATAAtttcaaaagaagaaaagtTTGATGCAGTTCAAGAGAAATAGGTTACAAAAAGCTTCAACAAGACATAAATATCTGAAAATAGTTTCATGATGGTAACAATCAAAAGATAACAGACAGAAAGTTTGGTGCCATGAACTAGTACCTGTAGCAACATCAAGAGCAGAACTCTGGTGACTTCACACTGTGCCAGCACATCGCAGTACGCTCCGATGGGTTTACCTGTGGTGGAGGACCCTGTAGAGAACACATAACATGGCAGAATCTCAGTAAAACTAATACAGTCCTTCACTTAAGTGCTGACCAAAAAGGAGtataaacagtaacaacatgtATCAATTACTGATGAGAAAAAAATCTCAACAACTTGCTTCCAGAATGTACCCCCAAAAAATTCACTGAACACCAGAACATTGCGCTCTGGATCGGTATGAGTTCAGTTTCAATTCTGCCCAAATCAAGATAGTTTTTTCTGCTTTATGTAAATATtattttattgttgttaatGCGTACAATGAACAGAATGCACGTAAGATCCACGACAAAAATATGTATCCATTTGTTGCATAATCACAGAGCTATACAACATCCTCAAGATAAAACAGGACCAAGACAACTCTCTCTGACCAATCAGCTTACCTCCCCTCTCCTGTGCCAGGTAAGCCATTTCAGTGAGGACAGCTAAAGCTCCCTCATAGTCTTCTGTTGGTACAAAAGAACTACTACAGTGCAACGCTTGATCAATATTAAGGACATATCTTAACTTccaataaaatcaaataaatcTTGTGCCCACAAACACTGATCACGCACTCCTttaataatataataaatatacatgtatattgaAGTGCTGTTACAAACTGCAGAAAGACAGTCCCAAAGTCTCATACACATAAATATTATAACTCTTGAATAGAATGATGGAAGCGTGTCCGGTGCTTCAAGTCCAGATTGGGTTCATACTGGAAGGGGACTGAAAATATCTGTAACCCAAGCTGTGTTTGCTAAGCCCATGTACAGCAgctttttgcttttttattaAGAACGCTAAACAGGTTTTTTTAAGAAACCTCAAGCTTCGCAGAAGTAAAAGTACAAGTAAGTAACATTACAGTAGTGTTGTACAGTAAAAATTGTTTGTGTAAAAATGTTACTGACTTGTTTCCAGCTTACACTGAGCCACCAGGTTCAAAGACGCCAGGCAGTCCAGAGGGCTCTGAAAGACATAAGATTcatttcaaccatgtgcagtacactaggaACGTTGCTTGGCTTGAGTACATTCAAGCACAACAA
It encodes the following:
- the LOC138959883 gene encoding 40-kDa huntingtin-associated protein-like, which gives rise to MEKDSDILSRYRAVTNKLKKRFLKKPNVAEGSEQFSSLAKTLKAQECPQYAGFCYLAQARCEHTLSNGAGEAQALMDAARSFLKAEHADVELHCPSFQEHLTACINCYSHAIRVHIENKQTALAAALCLELGNSLRSFNKHGEATAHYQRAAELVSQSPLDCLASLNLVAQCKLETKDYEGALAVLTEMAYLAQERGGSSTTGKPIGAYCDVLAQCEVTRVLLLMLLQPTPQRIRPEHAQTLEKYAWESSEDNFTEIFLGEDLFLLLQSVVMACQSKELDSLRALQSDMWPLLEPEQNQLLHLVIQELAHPSGEGV